A stretch of the Cytobacillus luteolus genome encodes the following:
- a CDS encoding CBO0543 family protein, producing MHVGITIAVLLAVYWKADWKNWRHYHPTLLYVVICNLLYNCLCAGYLLWEYKPDFLFHHNSTDLVYSFIVLPGIALLFLTGYPYETKMKKQFTYISKWVVLSLIVEGIVLLFGFIVLNRGWKYWMEVPFYFTMYYLIRLHHTRPLLTYVLSIIIIVFLMNAFDVPFSVPIEKR from the coding sequence ATGCATGTAGGAATAACTATAGCTGTCCTATTGGCAGTGTATTGGAAGGCTGACTGGAAAAATTGGAGACATTATCATCCAACTCTTTTATATGTTGTAATTTGCAATCTCCTATATAACTGCTTATGTGCAGGATATTTATTATGGGAGTATAAACCGGATTTTTTGTTTCACCATAATAGTACAGATCTTGTTTATTCCTTTATTGTTCTCCCGGGTATAGCATTACTGTTTTTAACCGGCTACCCTTATGAGACCAAGATGAAAAAACAGTTCACTTATATTTCAAAATGGGTTGTGCTTTCCCTCATTGTGGAGGGGATCGTGTTACTATTCGGTTTTATAGTGCTTAACAGGGGTTGGAAATATTGGATGGAAGTTCCTTTTTATTTTACAATGTATTATTTGATTCGTTTGCATCATACAAGACCACTTCTTACATACGTATTATCAATTATTATAATTGTTTTTTTAATGAATGCATTTGATGTCCCGTTTTCGGTTCCTATTGAAAAGCGTTAG
- a CDS encoding CBO0543 family protein: MSYEKIENYQKTLLELELQYWLENSLFTPAWLVLLAAALIPWIIWYKYVDRSRFQEIILFGMLWMILATVIDEISSTWMLWSYPRKLFPTIPPLIPADLTIVPVVYMFIYQYTATFKVYMFWSIIVGAVFSFVIEVIFVHFDLFKMYRWEHWYSFISFIIVAAIIKGIHQRIMKVRKLPKSPIG, from the coding sequence ATGAGCTATGAAAAAATTGAAAACTACCAGAAGACATTATTGGAGTTAGAACTTCAGTATTGGTTAGAAAACTCTTTATTTACTCCTGCGTGGTTGGTATTACTTGCTGCAGCCCTTATTCCCTGGATCATATGGTATAAATATGTTGATCGATCTAGATTTCAAGAGATCATCCTCTTTGGCATGCTTTGGATGATTCTTGCTACGGTTATAGATGAAATCAGTTCTACATGGATGTTATGGTCTTATCCAAGAAAGCTCTTCCCCACTATTCCTCCTTTAATCCCTGCTGATCTTACAATTGTTCCCGTAGTGTATATGTTTATTTATCAATATACGGCAACCTTTAAGGTGTATATGTTTTGGTCAATTATAGTTGGTGCCGTGTTTTCATTTGTAATAGAAGTTATCTTTGTTCATTTTGATTTATTTAAAATGTATCGGTGGGAACATTGGTATTCATTTATAAGCTTTATTATTGTAGCTGCTATTATAAAGGGTATACACCAAAGAATAATGAAGGTAAGAAAGTTACCAAAATCACCTATTGGATAG